A genomic segment from Desulfobacterales bacterium encodes:
- a CDS encoding pyruvate carboxyltransferase, whose translation MSELKYPKKVVLGDITVRDGFQHEEKFIPTEAKLWLAEQLIMAGFKRIEVTNFGNPRGMPQFKDSDNLMKALRKSKKVGNLLSEVEITAITIREKAVERAIQAKAEGYGPDRILFMVSTSPSHHNKNSGMNLEEYWAMCEQYIPKAHAAGMKVCGTVSTIWGCPIEGPTELKKAVEFTKRWLDIGADDVEHADHDGSAPPNKVYEYFSMILDAIPDTSKHIAHFHVTRGWGLANILATLQAGITHFESSIGGIGGQPANFVDGVPVAGTGEYYYSDPSITGLVSTEDMVVMMDEMGIDTGVDVDKVLEIGKMVERIVGRRLRSECAHTGRIPKTLTGRK comes from the coding sequence ATGAGTGAATTAAAATATCCAAAAAAAGTAGTTTTAGGCGATATTACCGTAAGAGACGGTTTTCAACATGAAGAAAAATTCATACCTACAGAAGCTAAATTATGGTTAGCTGAACAACTTATAATGGCTGGATTTAAACGAATAGAAGTAACAAATTTCGGAAATCCGAGAGGTATGCCTCAGTTTAAAGATTCAGATAATTTAATGAAAGCTTTAAGGAAAAGCAAAAAAGTCGGAAATCTTCTTTCTGAAGTTGAAATAACAGCTATAACCATACGTGAAAAGGCTGTAGAACGAGCTATTCAAGCTAAAGCTGAAGGATACGGCCCTGATAGAATACTTTTTATGGTTTCAACAAGCCCTTCCCATCATAACAAAAATTCAGGTATGAATCTGGAAGAATATTGGGCTATGTGCGAACAATATATCCCGAAAGCCCATGCTGCTGGTATGAAAGTTTGCGGAACAGTTAGCACTATTTGGGGGTGTCCTATCGAAGGGCCTACAGAATTAAAAAAAGCTGTAGAATTTACAAAAAGATGGCTTGATATTGGAGCTGATGATGTTGAACACGCTGATCATGATGGTTCTGCTCCTCCAAATAAGGTATATGAATATTTTTCTATGATACTTGATGCCATCCCAGATACTTCAAAACATATTGCTCATTTTCATGTTACGCGCGGCTGGGGGCTTGCAAATATTCTTGCTACACTTCAAGCTGGAATAACTCATTTTGAATCGAGTATCGGCGGTATAGGCGGACAGCCAGCCAATTTTGTTGATGGAGTTCCTGTTGCAGGAACTGGCGAATATTATTATTCTGACCCAAGTATAACCGGCCTTGTATCAACGGAAGATATGGTAGTTATGATGGATGAAATGGGAATTGATACAGGAGTTGATGTTGATAAAGTCCTTGAAATAGGAAAAATGGTTGAAAGAATT
- a CDS encoding propionyl-CoA carboxylase, with product MIEDKDTKDENKMFWKNEEKKLDELVFKAVWPGGQDALNNLAKQNKRPVRELIQLMLDPGELFYEFSRIAGFGMNYPEIEDIPCGGVVTGVGKIHGNYTMIIGNESRVKAGTYFPITLKKHMRAQKIAEICGLNCVYIADSGGAFLPMQADVFPDDQQFGSMFYNMARMSATGLKQITLSTGGNTAGGAYIVFMACQSVMIDKLSYSFLGGPPLVKMATGEVISAEALGGAKIHTQVSGGADHFCSNQVGAVEKVREILSLEPPQKFYTHRFKSIDPKMPSDSIYEMLPANVHHGIEVKNFIAAISDDSQFIEYKKNYAQGKADNMVTGKIKIKGIPVGVVAANKVGIIFVEAARKVTEWIVRCCQEKTPLLFIQNSPGFMVGSESEHSGIGKYGADMVRAVSCAQVPKIQLVIGPDNGAANYGMCGRAYRPNFLFATMRARTSVMSGRSAAGVLLSIEERKRAAQNAPMTEKEKDDFRNKMIEKYDGEAHPFYCGSRILNDRVLKFSEIRDWLAMAFEVSLLKPIGEPSFGNFRF from the coding sequence ATGATAGAAGATAAAGATACTAAAGACGAAAATAAAATGTTCTGGAAAAATGAAGAAAAAAAGCTTGATGAACTTGTATTTAAAGCTGTTTGGCCAGGAGGTCAAGACGCTTTAAACAATCTTGCTAAACAGAATAAGCGTCCTGTAAGGGAGCTTATTCAACTTATGCTTGACCCTGGAGAATTATTTTACGAATTTTCACGTATTGCAGGTTTCGGAATGAATTATCCTGAAATTGAAGATATTCCTTGCGGTGGAGTTGTAACAGGAGTCGGTAAAATTCATGGAAATTATACAATGATAATTGGCAATGAAAGCAGAGTTAAAGCTGGAACGTATTTCCCGATAACATTAAAAAAGCACATGAGAGCGCAAAAAATTGCAGAAATATGCGGACTTAATTGCGTTTATATTGCTGATTCTGGAGGTGCTTTTCTTCCTATGCAGGCAGATGTTTTTCCTGATGATCAACAGTTTGGCTCCATGTTTTATAATATGGCAAGAATGTCTGCAACGGGATTAAAGCAAATCACTTTGAGTACTGGCGGAAATACTGCTGGCGGAGCGTATATCGTTTTTATGGCCTGCCAATCTGTAATGATTGATAAACTCTCATATTCTTTTCTTGGAGGTCCTCCCTTGGTAAAAATGGCTACTGGCGAAGTTATTTCGGCTGAAGCTCTTGGAGGCGCAAAAATTCATACTCAAGTTTCAGGAGGAGCAGATCATTTTTGTTCAAATCAAGTGGGTGCTGTTGAAAAAGTTAGAGAAATATTATCCCTTGAGCCTCCACAAAAATTTTACACCCATAGATTTAAATCAATAGATCCCAAAATGCCATCTGATTCAATTTATGAAATGCTTCCTGCAAATGTTCATCATGGTATAGAAGTAAAAAATTTTATTGCAGCTATATCGGATGATAGCCAATTTATAGAATATAAAAAAAATTATGCCCAAGGCAAAGCAGACAACATGGTAACAGGAAAAATTAAAATAAAAGGAATACCTGTCGGTGTTGTTGCTGCTAATAAGGTTGGAATTATTTTTGTTGAAGCTGCAAGAAAAGTAACAGAATGGATAGTTAGATGTTGTCAGGAGAAAACTCCTTTGCTATTTATACAAAATTCACCCGGTTTTATGGTAGGTTCTGAATCGGAACATTCCGGGATAGGTAAATATGGAGCTGATATGGTTAGAGCTGTATCCTGTGCTCAGGTTCCTAAAATTCAGCTTGTTATAGGTCCTGATAATGGAGCTGCTAATTACGGAATGTGTGGAAGAGCCTATAGACCTAACTTTCTATTTGCTACAATGAGGGCAAGAACATCCGTTATGAGCGGTAGAAGTGCTGCAGGGGTTTTGCTTTCTATTGAAGAAAGAAAAAGAGCGGCTCAAAATGCTCCAATGACCGAAAAAGAAAAAGATGACTTCAGAAATAAAATGATTGAAAAATATGATGGAGAAGCACATCCTTTTTATTGCGGCTCTCGTATTTTAAATGATAGAGTTTTAAAATTTTCAGAAATACGCGATTGGCTGGCTATGGCATTTGAAGTTAGCTTGCTTAAGCCAATAGGAGAACCTTCTTTTGGGAACTTTAGATTTTAG
- a CDS encoding enoyl-CoA hydratase/isomerase family protein: MSDLLLHQEENNIAILTLNRPEVMNSFNFELLQSLKEKIESFKYRPDLRVIIITGSGEKAFCSGADLKERATLSQEKVKEFIFTIRALFTSIEFLNKPTIAAVNGVALGGGTELALACDIRIASKTSSLGLTETRLAIIPGAGGTQRLPRLIGIGKAKELIFTGKRVGSDEALNIGLVNKVCEPSELINECKQMAEMICETGPIAIEQAKYAINYGMGVDINTGLAIESNAYWVTIPTEDRLEGLKAFKEKRKPVYKGK, from the coding sequence ATGTCTGACTTGCTTTTACATCAAGAGGAAAATAATATTGCTATTTTAACTTTAAATCGGCCAGAAGTAATGAATTCTTTTAATTTTGAGCTTCTCCAATCTTTAAAAGAAAAGATAGAATCGTTTAAATATAGGCCGGATTTAAGGGTAATCATAATAACTGGATCTGGAGAAAAGGCTTTTTGTTCTGGAGCGGATTTAAAAGAACGAGCTACATTATCCCAAGAAAAAGTAAAAGAATTCATTTTTACGATTAGGGCGCTTTTTACTTCAATAGAATTTCTTAATAAACCTACAATTGCTGCTGTAAACGGAGTAGCTCTTGGAGGCGGAACTGAACTTGCCCTTGCCTGCGATATAAGAATTGCATCAAAAACATCCTCCCTTGGGCTTACAGAAACAAGACTTGCGATTATACCGGGAGCAGGAGGTACTCAAAGGCTTCCAAGGCTTATCGGTATTGGAAAAGCAAAAGAATTAATATTTACAGGCAAAAGAGTTGGCTCTGACGAAGCTTTAAATATAGGCCTTGTAAATAAAGTATGTGAACCTTCTGAGCTTATTAATGAATGCAAACAAATGGCTGAAATGATTTGTGAAACAGGCCCAATTGCTATTGAACAAGCTAAATATGCAATTAACTACGGAATGGGAGTTGATATAAATACAGGCCTTGCAATTGAATCAAATGCTTATTGGGTAACTATACCAACTGAAGATAGATTAGAAGGCCTTAAAGCTTTTAAAGAAAAAAGAAAACCAGTATATAAAGGTAAATAA
- a CDS encoding acyl-CoA dehydrogenase family protein has protein sequence MNFDLTTEQEMIRKEVHKFALTEIAPLACELDEKEMFSPELTKKMGQIGLFGMFVSEKYNGQGLDYLSYIIAVEELAKIDASHAATIAAGNSLGIGPLYYFGTEEQKRKYLPKLCAGEALWGFGLTEPEAGSDAGSSKTTAVLDGNEWVINGSKIFITNAACDMTMGVTVQAVTGKRSNGKPEYTCFIVESGTKGFKAVPMKNKMMWRSSNTAQLYFDGVRVPKENILGRKGDGFHQMLKTLDGGRLSIGAMGLGGAEGAYEAGLKYAKKRVQFGQPISKFQAIAFKLADCAVEIECAKNLLYKACWLRDNKRPFEQIASMAKLYCSETMGRVVDRAVQIHGGYGLMKEYSVERFYRDQKILDIGEGTSEVQRLVISRFIGC, from the coding sequence TTGAATTTTGATTTAACCACAGAACAGGAAATGATACGAAAAGAAGTTCATAAATTTGCATTAACAGAGATAGCTCCTTTAGCCTGCGAACTCGATGAAAAAGAAATGTTTTCCCCTGAACTTACAAAAAAAATGGGGCAAATTGGCCTTTTTGGGATGTTTGTATCTGAAAAATATAACGGTCAGGGGCTTGACTATCTTTCTTATATAATCGCAGTAGAAGAGCTTGCAAAAATTGATGCTTCTCACGCAGCTACTATTGCCGCTGGTAATTCCCTTGGAATAGGACCTCTCTATTACTTTGGAACAGAAGAGCAAAAAAGAAAATATTTGCCAAAGCTTTGCGCTGGTGAAGCTCTTTGGGGATTTGGACTTACTGAGCCTGAAGCTGGTTCTGATGCAGGTTCAAGTAAAACTACCGCCGTTTTAGATGGCAACGAATGGGTTATCAACGGCTCAAAAATTTTTATTACAAATGCTGCTTGCGATATGACAATGGGAGTTACTGTGCAAGCTGTTACTGGCAAAAGATCCAATGGAAAGCCAGAATATACTTGTTTTATTGTTGAGAGCGGCACTAAAGGATTTAAAGCTGTCCCTATGAAGAATAAAATGATGTGGCGGTCTTCAAATACTGCACAATTATACTTTGATGGAGTCAGAGTGCCAAAGGAAAATATACTTGGAAGAAAAGGAGACGGTTTTCATCAAATGCTTAAAACTCTTGATGGTGGACGTCTTTCCATTGGAGCTATGGGACTTGGCGGAGCTGAAGGAGCTTATGAAGCGGGATTAAAATATGCTAAAAAAAGAGTTCAGTTTGGTCAGCCCATAAGCAAATTTCAAGCAATAGCCTTTAAATTAGCAGATTGTGCAGTTGAAATAGAATGCGCAAAAAATCTTTTGTATAAAGCTTGCTGGCTTAGGGATAACAAAAGACCATTTGAACAAATCGCTTCAATGGCTAAACTTTATTGTTCAGAAACTATGGGTAGAGTTGTTGACAGAGCTGTCCAAATTCATGGCGGCTACGGGCTTATGAAAGAATATAGCGTAGAAAGATTTTATAGGGATCAAAAAATACTTGATATAGGTGAAGGAACTTCAGAAGTTCAACGACTCGTTATATCTCGTTTCATTGGTTGTTGA